From the genome of Nerophis ophidion isolate RoL-2023_Sa linkage group LG25, RoL_Noph_v1.0, whole genome shotgun sequence, one region includes:
- the lrrc4cb gene encoding leucine-rich repeat-containing protein 4C: protein MLKKMISLHRQTMRSRRLKGALSNPLFVVLLALQILVVAGLVRAQTCPSVCSCSNQFSKVICTRRSLRDVPDGISTNTRYLNLQDNLIQVIKVDSFKHLRHLEILQLSKNHIRSIEIGAFNGLASLNTLELFDNRLTTIPNGAFEYLSKLKELWLRNNPIESIPSYAFNRVPSLRRLDLGELKRLSYISDGAFKDLSNLRYLNLGMCNLKEIPNILPLVRLEELEMSGNQLSVVKPSAFTGLVNLQKLWMMHAQIQTIERNSFDDLQSLVELNLAHNNLTFLPHDLFTPLHRMERVHLHHNPWNCNCDILWLSWWLKESVPANTSCCARCNSPTLFKGRYIGELDHSYFQCDVPVIVEPPTDLNVTEGMGAELKCRTSSLTSISWFTPNGSLVTHGAYKVRLSVLNDGTLNFTSVTMQDTGTYTCMVSNTAGNISASAVLNVTSVENSGVTYFTTVTVETIESPGDDGHTPLPPFGWVSSSTTKTTPVSTRTTERTYTIPVLDLDGERALNGLDEVMKTTKIIIGCFVAITLMAAVLLVIFYKMRKQHNQQDPDGPASSMEVITVEEELAGVAAIDRHLSLPPLEHYNHYNTYKSTYHHPSMLSTIHSSTTQEHLLIQACSKDNVQETQI from the coding sequence ATGCTGAAAAAAATGATCTccctccaccgccagacaatgaGGAGTCGTAGGCTGAAGGGGGCACTGTCCAACCCCCTTTTTGTGGTCCTCTTGGCCCTTCAGATCTTGGTGGTGGCCGGGCTAGTCCGTGCGCAGACCTGTCCCTCCGTCTGCTCGTGCAGCAACCAGTTCAGCAAGGTCATATGCACCCGCCGCAGTCTACGGGACGTACCGGATGGCATCTCCACCAACACCCGTTACCTAAACCTCCAAGACAACCTCATTCAGGTGATCAAGGTGGACAGTTTTAAACACCTGCGCCACCTGGAGATTCTGCAGCTGAGCAAGAATCACATCCGCAGCATTGAAATCGGCGCCTTTAATGGACTGGCGAGCCTAAACACACTGGAGCTCTTTGATAATCGACTCACGACAATCCCCAACGGAGCATTTGAGTATTTGTCCAAGCTAAAGGAACTGTGGCTTCGGAACAACCCTATCGAAAGTATACCATCTTATGCCTTCAACCGGGTCCCCTCGCTCCGAAGACTGGACCTTGGTGAGCTTAAACGTCTCTCTTACATTTCCGATGGAGCTTTCAAAGACTTAAGCAATCTGCGCTATCTGAATTTGGGAATGTGCAACCTCAAGGAAATCCCGAACATCTTACCTCTAGTAAGACTTGAGGAACTGGAAATGTCCGGAAACCAGCTGTCGGTCGTCAAGCCGAGCGCATTTACAGGACTCGTGAACCTCCAGAAGCTATGGATGATGCATGCCCAGATTCAAACCATTGAGAGGAATTCCTTCGATGACTTGCAGTCTTTAGTGGAGCTGAACCTCGCCCACAACAACCTGACCTTCCTACCCCACGATCTCTTCACGCCGCTCCATCGCATGGAACGGGTCCACCTTCATCACAACCCGTGGAATTGCAACTGTGACATCCTGTGGCTCAGCTGGTGGCTGAAGGAGTCCGTACCCGCCAATACCAGCTGCTGTGCCCGTTGCAACAGTCCGACGCTCTTCAAAGGACGCTACATCGGGGAACTGGACCACAGCTATTTCCAGTGTGACGTCCCTGTCATAGTGGAGCCACCCACCGACTTAAACGTGACGGAGGGCATGGGCGCGGAGCTGAAATGCCGTACCAGCTCCTTGACGTCTATCAGCTGGTTTACACCCAACGGCTCTCTGGTGACGCACGGGGCTTATAAGGTGCGTCTGTCGGTGCTCAACGACGGAACGCTGAATTTTACCAGCGTCACGATGCAGGACACCGGCACGTACACCTGCATGGTCAGCAACACAGCGGGCAACATCTCCGCCTCGGCCGTGCTCAACGTCACTTCCGTGGAAAACAGCGGGGTGACCTATTTCACCACGGTCACGGTGGAGACCATCGAGAGCCCCGGCGACGACGGCCACACGCCGCTGCCGCCCTTCGGCTGGGTGTCGTCCTCCACGACGAAAACCACCCCCGTTTCGACGAGGACCACGGAGAGGACTTACACCATTCCGGTTCTGGATCTGGATGGGGAACGAGCGCTCAACGGCCTGGACGAGGTGATGAAAACCACCAAGATCATCATCGGCTGCTTTGTGGCCATCACGCTCATGGCCGCCGTGCTGCTGGTTATTTTCTACAAAATGAGGAAGCAGCATAACCAGCAGGATCCCGACGGCCCGGCCTCGTCTATGGAGGTCATTACCGTAGAAGAAGAGCTTGCAGGTGTTGCTGCTATTGACAGACACCTATCGCTGCCCCCACTGGAGCACTACAACCACTACAACACCTACAAGAGCACTTACCACCACCCCTCTATGCTCAGTACCATACACAGCTCGACCACACAGGAACATTTACTGATTCAAGCCTGTTCTAAAGACAATGTACAAGAGACCCAAATCTGA